The following DNA comes from Riemerella anatipestifer ATCC 11845 = DSM 15868.
TACCGCATCTGGTATAGTACCTATCCCCATTTGTAGGGTAGATCTGTCGTCTATAAGCTCGGCAACATTCTTTCCTATTTGGCGTTCTACATCGGTTACTTTAGAGCCATAGTCTATGGTTAAAAGCTCCTCTTCGTGCCAAATCATTTTGTCTATCCTTTGTACATGTATCATACCATCTCCGTGGGTTCTTGGCATTTTAGGGTTTACCACTGCAATAATGCTCTTGGCACTATCTATGGCACTTCTAGCCACATCTATAGAAGTCCCTAAAGTACAGTAGCCGTGCACATCAGGAGGTGATACCGTAACGATAGCCACATCTAGCGGAAGCACCTTATTTTTGAACAACAACGGAATTTCACTCAAGAACACAGGAACAAAATCTCCTCTCCCGCAGTTTACCGCTTCTCTTACTGGCGTAGATACGAATAAAGACTTAATGTAGAAGCTGTCTTTGTACTGTGGCTTTGCAATCTCCATATTCCCTTGTTGGGTGATGGAAACCACCTCTACATTTCTAAGTCTATCGGCTTGTCTTGCCATTTCATCTATAAGAACATTGGGGGTACAGGCACTACCGTGCAAAAATACACGGTCGCCACTTTTAACGATAGATATAGCCTCTTCGGCTGATACATAATGATGCATTGTATATTATATTTTTAGTTTAAACTTTAGTTATTTTCATCTTCTAGCCAACTGGTTTTGTAGCTGGTGTCTTCTACTTTAATGGCTTCCTCTGTAATCTTAAGCGGACGGAATGGGTCCACCATTACAGCGTACTCTTCGGTGGATTTTTTACCTATGCTTCGCTCCATAGCTCCAGGGTGAGGCCCATGTACAATACCGCCTGGGTGTAGGGTGAAATCCATTAAATCAATATGGTTTCTACTCATAAAGTCGCCTTCGGTGTAGAAGAGTACCTCATCGCTATCGATGTTAGAGTGGTTGTAAGGAGCAGGTATGGCGTCTGGGTGGTAGTCGTAAAGCCTTGCCACAAAAGAGCAAACCACAAAGTTATGCCCTTCAAAGTTCTGATGTACTGGTGGCGGCTGGTGGATACGCCCCGTGATAGGCTCAAAGTTTTTGATGTTGAACTTATACGGATAAAAATAGCCGTCCCAACCTACCACATCAAATGGGTGTGTGGCATAGATAAAATCGGTGATGTGATTTTCTTTCTTTACTTTAATAAGGAAATCTCCCTTTTCATCTATAGGTGGTACAAAAGTAGGGGCTATGATGTCTCTCTCGCAGAACGGCGAATGCTCTAGCAACTGCCCAAACTCATTGCGGTAGCGTTTAGGCGTATAGATAGGGGAGTGGCTTTCTAAAAAGAAGAGTACCGTGTCTTCTGTTTCAAAAGAGATTTGGTAAATCGTCCCTCTAGGGATAATAAGATAGTCGCCTACGGAAAAATCTAAATTCCCTACAAAGGTTTTAAGAACCCCTTTACCTTGATGCACAAACAACAGCTCATCGCACTCTGCATTTTTGTAGAAATAGTCCATAGACTGTTGGGGCTTGGCAAGTCCCATTTTAAGGTCGTTATTAAGGAGTAATACCTTTCTACTGTCTAGGAAATCTTTTTCGGGAGTTACATTCATCCCCTTAAACATTCTAGGGGTAATGTTTTTCTCTACCGCTATTTTGGGCGATACATCTTTAGGAGCTCCTATAGATTTAATTTGAGTGGGTCTGTGGATATGGTATAATAAAGAAGCTATCCCATGAAACCCTTCTGTACCAAAAAGCTGTTCGTAATAGAACTGCCCTTCTTTAGATTTAAAAACGGTGTGTCTTTTTTGTGGAATGTCTCCTAGCTGGATGTATCTCATTGCTACTGTTTTCAGAATTTACTCCAAAAATACGCAAAAATACCGAAACCTAGTGGGTTTTTAAGTGGCAAAATAAGGGAAGAGGTTTAGGCTAAGACCAAAAACTTTTGCAAAAACTTGCACACTTCTGCAAAAGGTTATAAGTTTGCCCTAGTTTTATGACACGCAATATCAGTAACATACAAACAAGTGTAAAAAAGTGCCCCAATTATTTGGTAGTTCCAAATAATTGTGTAAACACACACACACACACACACACAGATAGTTTCGTGGGTATGCGTCCGACTATTTAGAAAATTCTTTAGACTTTTACCGTTAAACCAAAATACCGTTCCGCCAACTTTTGTTGGGGGCTTTTTTCGTTTACACCATTCTAATTTTAGCTTTCATACATACTTGCTAAAAGCACCATTGTTTTGTCTCATAACATGGTCGTTCTTGTTGGGTGCTTTTAGTGTTCAGGGGGAGCGTTACGCTCTTTCTGTTTTAGCCTTCCTCCTCGTTTTGTGTGTGTTGAGAGGGGGGAGGCGTTTTTTTAGGTTAGAGGTGAGATATGAGAGTTTAGAACTTAGTACAGCCTCATCAACCTTTAAACCGAACCTCCAACCTCTAAAATCCAATCTCTAACCTCTATAATCTTAAACAATTAAATATCAACAATTTTAAATTAAATATTATGAAAACAAAGACTACAAAATTAAGTGTATGTGCCTTTTTAGGTTTAGGTTTAATGGCTTATGGTCAGTATGACGGTAAAGTAGGCATCAATGAATCTCAGCCCAAAGCCACTTTGGAAATAAAACCGAATACGGCTAACAGTCTAAGCACAGCTTCTACTGTAGAAGGGGTGCTAATTCCTAGGGTCAGCCGTTTGAGGGCTGCCAACATGGGGACTGGTGTAGCAGAATCTACTTTGCTTTACATTAGCTCTGTGGCAGATGGTACTGCTTCGGGCACCACGGCTAATGTAGATGCTACGGGCTTTTACTTCTTTAAAGGAGGGGTTTGGGTAAAGTTGGGAGCAGAAGCTACTAGTAGCACAGGAGGAGCTACGCTACAATCTATTACTGGTAATATTAGAGAAGTAGCACATGCTAATATTGCAGAATGGAGCGTGCCTAATACTTTTGCTTTAGCACAAACTGGAGACCAGCAAATAGCCCTTCCAGACCCTAAAAAATATATAGGTAAAATAATTTCTGTAAACAATCAGCACAATACTGCATTAGCTTACTCTGGAACCAATCAGCCTAAGAATGTTAACGCTTTGGCTTCTGGCAAAGCCCATATCCTCATGGCAGGATTACAAGATCCAAACGATGAAAATAGTGCTATTTGGTACCTTATCGGCGGTAGCTACTAGCCTAAAATTATCTTAAACTATATCGTTATGAACAAAATCATTTTACTAGGGCTATTAGCTTTTTTTACAGCTAATGCCCAAATTCAAGTTCAAAATCAATCTGCTAATACTATAGGAGGAGAAAATCCCTTTATGGACGCTTCCTACTTTAACCAATTTTCTAATACTCTAGGAAAGGGGTTGTATTTTCCTACTACCAATCTAACCACTTGGGAATTTAAACTCTCCTCAATTGACCCAGGTAAGTTTTCTAACTACTTTGATGGTATGGTGGTGTATAACTCGGGAACAGGGCTTACGGTATCTAATACCGGTAAAGGTGGCAAACAAGTGAGTGT
Coding sequences within:
- a CDS encoding acetyl-CoA hydrolase/transferase family protein; amino-acid sequence: MHHYVSAEEAISIVKSGDRVFLHGSACTPNVLIDEMARQADRLRNVEVVSITQQGNMEIAKPQYKDSFYIKSLFVSTPVREAVNCGRGDFVPVFLSEIPLLFKNKVLPLDVAIVTVSPPDVHGYCTLGTSIDVARSAIDSAKSIIAVVNPKMPRTHGDGMIHVQRIDKMIWHEEELLTIDYGSKVTDVERQIGKNVAELIDDRSTLQMGIGTIPDAVLQCLANHKDLGIHTEMLSDGVIDLIKNDVINNKYKGAHENRTITSFCFGTKRLYDFINDNPSIAFLDVLKVNHPIEIMKNQKMTAINSAIEVDLTGQVCADSIGTYQFSGIGGQMDFMRGAALSEGGKPIIAISSRTKKGVPRIVPLLKPGAGVVTTRGHIHYVITEYGTAYLYGKSLRERAKALIEIAHPDDREMLDKAAFERFKVEL
- a CDS encoding homogentisate 1,2-dioxygenase, coding for MRYIQLGDIPQKRHTVFKSKEGQFYYEQLFGTEGFHGIASLLYHIHRPTQIKSIGAPKDVSPKIAVEKNITPRMFKGMNVTPEKDFLDSRKVLLLNNDLKMGLAKPQQSMDYFYKNAECDELLFVHQGKGVLKTFVGNLDFSVGDYLIIPRGTIYQISFETEDTVLFFLESHSPIYTPKRYRNEFGQLLEHSPFCERDIIAPTFVPPIDEKGDFLIKVKKENHITDFIYATHPFDVVGWDGYFYPYKFNIKNFEPITGRIHQPPPVHQNFEGHNFVVCSFVARLYDYHPDAIPAPYNHSNIDSDEVLFYTEGDFMSRNHIDLMDFTLHPGGIVHGPHPGAMERSIGKKSTEEYAVMVDPFRPLKITEEAIKVEDTSYKTSWLEDENN